The window tcctcccttggtcttcgggtaccatccttgaACTCAAggcgcatttctggttttggtggtcgtggtagaggccaCGATCTAAATCGCAGTCGCGgcggccgtagtcttcgtggtcgtggtggacgtggacgaggacgtgatggtttctgcatttgttcacattgcggtggaactaatcacactattgattattgcCGACAGATCGTCCTACGTATGCTGCTGCTTCTGTTGCTTCCACTGTTGCTTTTGAGACACAATCTTCCAAGTCTACTTCAGGAGTCTCTTATTATTTCtcggcatatgatgcccttatgcgctTCACATTCGGGATATTCGAGCCTTCTCCGGCCCCCCAGTGCCGCCCTTCTTcgcatcctctcctacctcccgGGTCATAgactggagcttcctcccatatgaccggtaagttgcaattctttttcttattcttcttcttctcccactctcagacgcagatggaacccaatctcccatctctgggattggttccatccctctctcttcttccttgtctttgtcctccgtattgcatgtgcctcgttttccattaaacttattgtctgttagctctcttactaaatcacttaattgttccatcaccttctttccttcttattgtttgtttcaagacctacagacgaagagagtgattggtggggggcatgagcgaggaggcgtttatcttctcaatgatacacctgttgccgcttctagtatcctttctctagatcaagagtccatgactcagtggcattgccgcttaggccacccatctattgctagattgagacttttatttCCATCCTTACCTGTCAcgttatgctgtgatatttgtgaattgtctaaacatcatcgtgctacgtttcctcctagctcttctgggaggaaatctcaaccttttcttctggttcactcggatgtttggggaccagctccggttacctcgacttttggatttagatattttgttacctttattgatgattattcccgcatgacttggatttatcttttgaaatctaaaagtgaagtgtttgatgcgtttaaagtgttttatcatgaagtgtgcactcaatttcattgttccatcaaatccctccattctgataatgagggagaatacatgtctactgcctttctatctttcttgcaggaacgtggtattttatctaggacgtcatgtgctcgcactcctcaacaaaatggtattgtagaacgaaagaatcgtcatcttcttgaagttgctcgcacccttctacttggtatgcatctacccaaacatttttggggtgatgctcttttaactgctacttttcttattaatcatataccctcacgtattctgtcttataaatcttcatttactattttgtatcctcatgataatccatttcctctaccacctaaagtttttggttgtacatgctttgttcaaattttggatgggagtaatgataaacttagtcccagggcgattaaatgtgtctttatagggtatactcggagtcagaaaggttataaatgctttgacccattgactcgcaagaaatatgtctctgtcgatgtcaccttctttgaggatctttcttttttctcctctccaggccgatccctctatgatcctcttgcgcgtcagggggagtataactcttatcctctttccactagtgatcatgggaaaactcctctcccctctattcagcatcctgttggtgatatgggtgagcctaagcctctgcgggtgtatcagcgtcgagataaatcttcacaagctcagtcatctacccttccgcttactttggatgttggttcaggtgactctcctaactcgagtttagatcttcccattgccttgcgcaaagggtcacgatcttatactcaacaccccattagtaatttcgtttcatacgatcatctttcaccgtcttttcagtcgtttgcagcttccctttcatcacagactattcctagatctctctcacatgctcttcagagtcctgattggacaaaggcgatgatggaagaaatgtctgctcttgagaagaatcatacctgagatcttgtgccacttcctgtaggccataagcctgttggctgtcgatgggtttatacaatcaagtttcttccagatggctcaattaatcgctataaagcccgtcttgttgctaaaggttacacccagactcatggtgtggattacttcgagacattttctccaatggctaagcttaattcaattcatgttgtgctctccttggccgttaatttatcatggcccttgtttcagcttgatgttaagaatgcatttctccatggggatcttacagaggaagtttacatgcatcaacctcctggctttgttgcttctcacaaccctgcacttgtatgtcggttgaagaaggctctttatggactcaatctccacgtgcatggttcgaaaaatttattcgggctctcttggagtttggctttgttcgtagtcatgctgatcattctctctttatatgtcgtcgatcgacgggcatcatggttctcattgtctatgtggatgatattgttttgtccggtagtgattctgctggaatgagggaggtcaaagattttttgaagaccaagtttgaaatcaaggatcttggtcctcttcgctacttcctcggaattgaagttgctcgctcatcatccaaattggtcttgtcacaacaaaaatatgcgctcgatcttctcatggagaccggcatgttagggtgcaagcctgctaccactcccatggatacttcacagaagcttcgaccagatgatgttcttctccttactgatcccgagatgtatcgacgacttgtaggtcggcttatttacctgactattactcgcccagatctctcatttgcagtggaggttgttagccaattcatgcaagctccctgtacttctcatctcacggctgtcta is drawn from Magnolia sinica isolate HGM2019 chromosome 5, MsV1, whole genome shotgun sequence and contains these coding sequences:
- the LOC131246117 gene encoding uncharacterized mitochondrial protein AtMg00810-like, encoding MSVEEGSLWTQSPRAWFEKFIRALLEFGFVRSHADHSLFICRRSTGIMVLIVYVDDIVLSGSDSAGMREVKDFLKTKFEIKDLGPLRYFLGIEVARSSSKLVLSQQKYALDLLMETGMLGCKPATTPMDTSQKLRPDDVLLLTDPEMYRRLVGRLIYLTITRPDLSFAVEVVSQFMQAPCTSHLTAVYRILWYLKSTPGLGLYFQLHGHLHLSSYSDADCTGSTFDRRSTSGFCTFLGGNLITWKSKKQPVVARSSAEAEYRAMAHATCELMWLRNLLEELGYPPSGPIPLNCDNQAAIHIARNPIFHKRTKHIEVDCHFIREKVASKEIVTPFVRSGDQLADVLTKSLSRDALHRVRDKLGMINIYAPT